The nucleotide sequence TGGGCCAGTACCAGCACGATGTCACTGCCGCGAAGCTGGACCGGTCCTTGGACGCGGTGGTGGAGGACTGCGTGAACGCCGTGGGCGTGGATGTGAACACCGCCTCGCCTGCGTTGCTGAGCCGCGTGGCCGGTGTCGGGCCGTTGCTGAGCGAAAACATCGTGGCCTACCGGAACGAGAACGGTCCGTTCGCCAAGCGCAGCGACCTCAAGAAGGTTCCCCGTTTGGGGGCCAAGGCGTTCGAACAGTGCGCCGGCTTCCTCCGCATCACCGGGGGAGCGGAGCCTCTGGATGCCTCCAGCGTGCACCCCGAAGCGTATTCCGTGGCCCGCAAGATCCTCGTGGCAGCGGGCGGGGGTCCCGCCACGGCGCTGGATCCGCAGGCGTTCGTTGACGGTACCTTCGGCCTGCCGACGGTCAAGGACATCATGTCCGAACTCGAGAAGCCCGGCCGCGACCCTCGTCCGGCATTCAAGGCGGCGTCGTTCTCCGAGGGCATCGAGAAGATCTCCGACCTCAAGCCGGGCATGATCCTGGAAGGTACGGTCACCAACGTTGCCGCGTTCGGCGCTTTTGTGGATGTCGGGGTGCACCAGGACGGTCTGGTGCACGTCTCGGCCCTGTCCAACAAGTTCGTCTCTGATCCGCGCGAAATCGTGAAGTCCGGCCAAGTGGTCCGCGTCAAGGTGCTGGAGGCCGACCCGGAGCGCAAGCGCATTTCCCTGACGCTCAGGCTCGACGACGAACCCGGCTCTGCAGGTGGCCGCACCTCGGGTGGGCGTGCAGCAGGAGGGCGTGACTCGGGCGGTCAGCCTGGCCAGCGGGGCGGCGGCCAGTCGGGTCAGCGCGGCGGTCAGCCGGGCCAGCGGCAAGGCCAGGGCAGCCCGCAACAACGCAACCCGCGACAGGGCAAACCCCAGCAGGCCCAAGCAGCTCCGGCCAACACCGCCATGGCTGAGGCCTTGCGCCGGGCGGGGCTTGGCAAGTAGGCCTGCCGCCTACGGATCCCCGCGGGCTGCCCTCGCTGGCGTACCCTCCCGTGCTGCTGCGGACTGCATGGCCCACTGCAGCGGGCTAACAACGGCAGGACCGGGCGAGGGCTACAAGCCCGCTGTCCTGGCTTCCCACTCCATGGCGTCGGCCGGTTGCAGGGCCATGGGCAGCCAGCGGCCGATGCGCTCAAACGCTTCCCTGCGGATGGGTTCCGGGGAGAGGAAGATGTCGTGGAAGGCGTTGGGCAGCCGGCTCACTGTGACTGTGTCCGCCAGGGACAGGGCACGGTGGGCCACGGCGTCCACGTTCAGTGCCACGTCCGCAGTGAGCGCATCTGCGGACCACTTCGGTTGCAGGTAGCTCTTGTCGGAGAGCAACACGAGCACGGGTGTGTCGATGCCCAGACCTGCGGCGACTGTTGCCTGGCCGCGGAATACAGCGTCCAGGAATGCCGGCGTGATGGGGAATCCCCGGTCGGGGCGCCAGTCGAGGTTGTAGTCCCATTCGCCGTCGAGGGCTGCTGAGACTGCACGCGTGTAAATTCCCGGATCCACGGGCGGCAGCGGCGCCAGCGGGTGGAGCCGGGCATGCAGACCCACAAGCGGCGCAATCGCGCGGCGGCCAAGTTCGGTGGCCTGGAACTCCAGCCACGGGCTGTTGAGGACCAGTGCCGAGGCCATACCGGGATGGCGGTGCGCCCAGAGGCTTAGTGTCAGCCCGCCGGTGGAGTGTCCCAGCAGGATGAGTGGACGGTCTTCACCCGGCGCACCTGAACGCCCCATGGCGTCCAAGGCGGCCGCGATGTCGGCGTCGTAATCCGTGAGGTTGGTGACGAACCCCGGTACCAGTCCAGGCCGCAGGCTGCGGCCGTAGTTATGCAGGTCCAGGGCGTAGAAGCGCGCCCCGGCCCGCTGCCAGAATTCGGCGAGGTGGCGTTGGAAGAAGTAGTCGGACCAGCCATGAACGTAGAGGACGTCTGCGTCGAGGCCAACGCCCTCCGGAGCATCGAGCCATTGCGGACCGGAACCGACGTAACGCACCAAGGTGGCGACAGCGTCGCCGTCGAGCTTCAGCGTTTGCTGTTCAAAACCTTCGCCAAGAATGTCCGGTCCCCACGGCTGCGTCATGCATCCGATCGTAGCGGCACGGTGGCGTCCGGGCTTTTTTCCTTCTGCCACGGCCAGCGGCCGGTTATTTCCAGCTCGAGCGAAAAGCTGAGGAAAGTCCGGATGAGCACGATGATCGCCAGGACGCCGACACTCTCGAAAGTTGGCGTCACCGCGACGGTACGGATGATGTCCGCCGCCACCAGGAGCTCAAGGCCCAACAGGATGGAGCGGCCCAGCAACTGCCGGTAGGCCCGGTACGGGGTGAATGGCGCCAAGCCCCTGGCCCGTTCCGGCTGGTAGCCGCGCAGGGCCATGGGGATGGAAACCAAAGCTCCAACCACCATGACGGCCACCCCCGCAGCATCCATGTACCTGCCAACGGCCTCGATGATGTGCTGGAAATCCATGGCCCTCCCTGCGTCGGTGGAAACGTGCCGCTACTGCGCGGGTGCGGGGACCGGGAAGAACACCCGGGGATCCTGCAACAGCGCCGGGTAGTCGAAGTCGGAGCGGTTGATCACGCTGGTGACCTCGAAGTTGCGTGCGAAGCGGCCGTTCACGGTGATGGGGCGCCCATGGATTAGGCCGACGGCGAAGGTCTGGCCGCCGTCGAACGGGACGGCCAGTTCGGTCTTGCCGGGCAGGGTGTTGAAGGCCTGCTCCTGGGCCTGGCGCTTGCGCGTGGGCTTCTTCTCAAGCTGCTTCACCGGGCGCTTTTTGGGGCCCTTCACCTGCCGCCGCGACTTTTCCTCGGCATAGACGAACTGGTACTCGTCAGGGTCCGCCGGCGCCGCGGAACGGGCCTTGCCATGCGGAGGCATGCTGACGGTGGTGAGCTCTTCGGGACGAAGGTCCTCAACGTTGGAGCGCAGGATCCACAGGCTGTCCTCTTCGGGATCTTCCGGGTGGAACTCATGCTTGGGCTCCGGCCACACGTATTCCAGCTTCTCCTCGGTACCCGGGAAGATCTGCGTGTAGTGCTTGGGGTCCTTGCTGATCAGTTTTGAACGGTGGCTGAGGTGCAGGTCCTCGTGTCCCAGCCACGGCGGCATGATGATCCTGGACGCGTAGTCCGGGTGGGCGGCCTGCGGTGCGAACTCCGCGATGTTGGTGCGGGTGTTGTCCGGGTGGCCGCGTTCCATCCATTCGTCGGCCATGGCCAGGCCATACATGGTGAGCGCCGGAACGTGGCCCATCCACATGCGGACCGCCGGGTGGGACTGCCAACCGTACTCCGGGATCACCAACGCGCGGAGGACCTGGAGTGCTTCGACGCGCTGTTTGCCGAGCCTTGACGTGTCGAGTGCCGCAGCGCTCTGACGGAAATCGGCGAAAGGGAGGAAAGTCTGCATCCTTTCAGTTTGAGGGTGCCGGGCGTGAGAACCAAGTTGAGTGCTCCGGGACACGTGCCCGTGTTCGGGCCTAGAGTTGCAGGGTGGAAACTATTGGCGAGAAAACAACCACCCCGGCACCTCCGGTTGCCGAACTGCACCTGCACATCGAAGGGACCCTCCAGCCAGAGCTGATCTTTGCCCTGGCCGAACGCAATGGCATTGAACTGCCCT is from Paenarthrobacter nicotinovorans and encodes:
- a CDS encoding DUF1622 domain-containing protein; amino-acid sequence: MDFQHIIEAVGRYMDAAGVAVMVVGALVSIPMALRGYQPERARGLAPFTPYRAYRQLLGRSILLGLELLVAADIIRTVAVTPTFESVGVLAIIVLIRTFLSFSLELEITGRWPWQKEKSPDATVPLRSDA
- a CDS encoding MSMEG_6728 family protein, whose product is MQTFLPFADFRQSAAALDTSRLGKQRVEALQVLRALVIPEYGWQSHPAVRMWMGHVPALTMYGLAMADEWMERGHPDNTRTNIAEFAPQAAHPDYASRIIMPPWLGHEDLHLSHRSKLISKDPKHYTQIFPGTEEKLEYVWPEPKHEFHPEDPEEDSLWILRSNVEDLRPEELTTVSMPPHGKARSAAPADPDEYQFVYAEEKSRRQVKGPKKRPVKQLEKKPTRKRQAQEQAFNTLPGKTELAVPFDGGQTFAVGLIHGRPITVNGRFARNFEVTSVINRSDFDYPALLQDPRVFFPVPAPAQ
- a CDS encoding alpha/beta hydrolase; translated protein: MTQPWGPDILGEGFEQQTLKLDGDAVATLVRYVGSGPQWLDAPEGVGLDADVLYVHGWSDYFFQRHLAEFWQRAGARFYALDLHNYGRSLRPGLVPGFVTNLTDYDADIAAALDAMGRSGAPGEDRPLILLGHSTGGLTLSLWAHRHPGMASALVLNSPWLEFQATELGRRAIAPLVGLHARLHPLAPLPPVDPGIYTRAVSAALDGEWDYNLDWRPDRGFPITPAFLDAVFRGQATVAAGLGIDTPVLVLLSDKSYLQPKWSADALTADVALNVDAVAHRALSLADTVTVSRLPNAFHDIFLSPEPIRREAFERIGRWLPMALQPADAMEWEARTAGL